A section of the Pimelobacter simplex genome encodes:
- a CDS encoding beta strand repeat-containing protein: MRRSIAALAAFALTLGTPVLLASSASADINGPADGATLRGNATLSNSGASDGTGCLNASGPQTTLQLINSTGGVVFESVQGGTGGKSAGIDTHNYPNGAYTARAIERNRSGFLYCSNNTKTTNRSVTIDNITQLAYSGATDGAQNTSATVKATLTDPNLGTSVLPGRTVTFALSGGTSVNATTDANGVATATLPLSGPPRNATVTASFAQTAYYKPSSASSPFAVGKNPSTTTLAPPASVVHGEAVSFTAQVARVNGTSEPTGTVQFTVDGNDLGAPVPVVAGTATSPSTDSLSTGAHTIGASYSGDGNLIGSTAATKELTVGKAPTATVLTSTGSPTVSGQAVTFTAEVDVVAPGVGQPGGAVQFNIDGDPYGTAIPLTGDTATLTVSNLRPGNHAVQATYNGNGDFASSSSAELTHGVNRADTTVEVSTSNAQAVAGEPLRFTADVTVTGPGAGEPTGTVQFAADGEPIGAPVALNGGTAVSPPVGLDAGNHVITANYEGDDRFAGGSATLTQKVFAATTTTSVSSAPNPSVVGQNVTITATVTPDAPATGDPQGAVQFEIDGQPGPYVALEDGTATMSTSTLARGTHQVKARYLSADPNFVTSVSTTTTHTVNKAATRTTVVSSAPTAVSGQPVTFTATVGVVAPGAGSPSGTVTFTDGSTVLDTVPVSSATGGIASVTLDDLGVGQHAIVATYDGDDSFTGSNGSVAQKVQRAQTSTLLTSSANPTPSGGSVTFTATVSPVAPGAGSPSGTVQFKINGANLGGPVALVGGVAQSSAFSSAAPGTYRISAVFSGDPRFVGSTGLLDQGNGQTIGKGGTALDLEADAETADQGQPVTFTATVQVVSPATGRATGPVQFWDGDTLLGAANLAPAPAERTSTASFTTTGLTPGAHQVRAVYGGSFNYTGSESAAGVSVGAVETVTGITSSANPATYGGRVTLTAIVSDAVPTPGKPTGSVTFRSGNAVLGTAPLATVEGQQRATLQVDGFAAGSHRLTATYSGDLSRAGSASPELLQVVDRARATITDMAVINSQLWTVRTVKATLRGVGGAPLAGQRLVFSTTSSLAGGYLFICDAVTDSAGTASCRVPGGIPAYVNAEGFDVTFAGNASYLPTTDHGGGRG; this comes from the coding sequence GTGCGCCGATCCATCGCCGCTCTCGCGGCCTTCGCCCTGACCCTCGGCACGCCCGTCCTGCTCGCCTCCTCGGCGTCCGCGGACATCAACGGGCCCGCCGACGGGGCCACCCTCCGGGGCAATGCGACCCTGTCCAACAGCGGTGCCTCCGACGGCACCGGCTGCCTCAACGCCAGTGGACCGCAGACCACGCTGCAGCTGATCAACAGCACCGGCGGGGTCGTGTTCGAGAGCGTCCAGGGCGGTACCGGCGGCAAGAGCGCCGGCATCGACACCCACAACTACCCCAACGGGGCCTACACGGCCCGGGCCATCGAGCGGAACCGCTCGGGCTTCCTCTACTGCTCCAACAACACCAAGACCACCAACCGGTCGGTGACGATCGACAACATCACCCAGCTCGCCTACTCCGGTGCCACGGACGGCGCGCAGAACACCTCGGCGACCGTCAAGGCGACGCTGACCGACCCGAACCTCGGCACCTCGGTGCTGCCGGGCCGGACGGTCACCTTCGCGCTGAGCGGCGGTACGTCGGTCAACGCGACCACCGATGCCAACGGCGTCGCCACCGCGACGCTGCCGCTGTCCGGTCCCCCGCGCAACGCCACCGTGACGGCGTCGTTTGCGCAGACCGCCTACTACAAGCCGTCGAGCGCCTCGAGCCCGTTCGCGGTCGGCAAGAACCCGTCGACCACGACGCTGGCGCCGCCGGCGTCCGTGGTCCACGGTGAGGCCGTCTCGTTCACCGCTCAGGTGGCCCGGGTCAACGGCACCAGCGAGCCCACCGGCACCGTGCAGTTCACGGTCGACGGCAACGACCTCGGGGCCCCGGTCCCGGTCGTCGCCGGCACCGCGACCTCGCCGTCGACGGACTCGCTGAGCACGGGCGCCCACACCATCGGCGCCTCCTACAGCGGGGACGGCAACCTGATCGGCAGCACGGCCGCCACCAAGGAGCTCACGGTCGGCAAGGCGCCCACCGCGACGGTGCTCACCAGCACCGGCTCCCCCACGGTGAGCGGCCAGGCGGTCACCTTCACCGCCGAGGTCGACGTGGTCGCCCCCGGCGTCGGCCAGCCCGGTGGCGCCGTGCAGTTCAACATCGACGGCGACCCGTACGGCACCGCGATCCCGCTCACCGGCGACACCGCGACCCTGACCGTCAGCAACCTGCGTCCCGGCAACCACGCCGTGCAGGCGACGTACAACGGCAACGGCGACTTCGCGAGCAGCAGCTCGGCCGAGCTCACCCACGGCGTCAACCGGGCCGACACCACGGTCGAGGTCTCGACGTCCAACGCCCAGGCCGTGGCCGGTGAGCCGCTGCGCTTCACCGCCGACGTCACGGTCACCGGTCCCGGCGCGGGCGAGCCGACCGGCACCGTCCAGTTCGCCGCCGACGGCGAGCCGATCGGCGCCCCGGTCGCCCTCAACGGCGGGACGGCGGTCTCCCCGCCGGTCGGCCTCGACGCGGGCAACCACGTCATCACGGCCAACTACGAGGGTGACGACCGCTTCGCCGGCGGCTCGGCCACGCTGACCCAGAAGGTCTTCGCGGCCACCACGACGACCTCGGTCAGCTCGGCCCCCAACCCGTCGGTGGTCGGCCAGAACGTGACCATCACCGCGACGGTCACCCCGGACGCCCCGGCGACCGGCGACCCGCAGGGCGCCGTCCAGTTCGAGATCGACGGCCAGCCCGGCCCTTACGTCGCGCTCGAGGACGGCACTGCCACGATGAGCACCAGCACGCTCGCCCGCGGCACCCACCAGGTCAAGGCCCGCTACCTCAGCGCGGACCCGAACTTCGTCACCAGCGTCTCCACGACCACCACCCACACGGTCAACAAGGCGGCGACGAGGACGACCGTGGTCAGCTCCGCGCCCACCGCGGTCTCGGGCCAGCCGGTCACCTTCACGGCCACCGTCGGCGTCGTCGCCCCCGGTGCCGGCTCGCCCTCGGGCACGGTGACCTTCACCGACGGCAGCACCGTGCTCGACACCGTCCCGGTCTCCTCCGCGACCGGCGGCATCGCCTCGGTCACGCTCGACGACCTCGGCGTCGGCCAGCACGCGATCGTCGCGACGTACGACGGCGACGACAGCTTCACCGGCAGCAACGGCTCGGTGGCGCAGAAGGTGCAGCGGGCGCAGACCTCGACGCTCCTGACCTCGTCGGCCAACCCGACGCCGTCGGGCGGCTCGGTGACCTTCACCGCGACGGTCAGCCCGGTCGCCCCCGGCGCCGGCTCGCCCTCGGGCACCGTCCAGTTCAAGATCAACGGCGCCAACCTCGGCGGCCCGGTGGCCCTCGTCGGCGGCGTCGCCCAGAGCAGCGCCTTCAGCTCGGCAGCACCCGGCACCTACCGGATCTCCGCGGTCTTCAGCGGCGACCCCCGGTTCGTCGGGAGCACCGGCCTGCTCGACCAGGGCAACGGCCAGACCATCGGCAAGGGCGGCACCGCGCTCGACCTCGAGGCGGACGCCGAGACCGCCGACCAGGGCCAGCCGGTGACCTTCACCGCGACGGTCCAGGTCGTCTCGCCGGCCACCGGCCGGGCCACCGGTCCGGTCCAGTTCTGGGACGGCGACACCCTGCTCGGGGCGGCCAACCTCGCTCCCGCGCCGGCCGAGCGGACCAGCACCGCGTCGTTCACGACCACGGGGCTCACGCCCGGCGCCCACCAGGTCCGTGCGGTCTACGGCGGCAGCTTCAACTACACCGGCAGCGAGTCCGCCGCCGGCGTGAGCGTCGGCGCGGTCGAGACCGTCACCGGCATCACGTCGAGCGCCAACCCGGCGACGTACGGCGGCCGGGTGACGCTCACCGCGATCGTCTCCGACGCCGTCCCGACCCCGGGCAAGCCCACCGGCTCGGTCACCTTCCGCTCCGGCAACGCGGTGCTCGGCACCGCGCCGCTGGCGACGGTCGAGGGCCAGCAGCGGGCGACCCTGCAGGTCGACGGGTTCGCCGCGGGCAGCCACCGGCTGACCGCGACCTACTCCGGTGACCTGAGCCGGGCAGGCAGCGCCTCGCCCGAGCTGCTCCAGGTCGTCGACCGGGCGCGGGCGACGATCACCGACATGGCGGTGATCAACTCGCAGCTGTGGACCGTCCGCACGGTCAAGGCGACGCTGCGCGGCGTCGGCGGGGCCCCGCTCGCGGGCCAGCGTCTGGTCTTCTCCACGACCAGCTCGCTGGCGGGCGGCTACCTGTTCATCTGCGACGCGGTCACCGACAGCGCCGGTACGGCGTCGTGCCGGGTGCCCGGCGGGATCCCGGCCTACGTCAACGCCGAGGGCTTCGACGTGACGTTCGCCGGCAACGCCAGCTACCTCCCGACCACCGACCACGGCGGCGGGCGGGGCTGA
- a CDS encoding Ig-like domain-containing protein, whose protein sequence is MLPAPIDSNLPTRGRQRAARAFRRRLAWLSVLATVVATMVATAGAAPAGAAQASGDDVPAWSTGWSWTYQSNFRYLAAGTDVSLNENVTYTVAGVETFQGQQAYKLNITGTITGGSGSAAVDGVGNAELSNFAGSVTGTKFVRRSDLALLQETQHQNLTGRAKVSIITQNITATIDLVMTPQRGWRALAFPLDAGQSWNNDVDVAYNGGFSYNAGSLASGSSTFDGIFSFKDPSSVSNATSAVPIGSVTTRRVHAQSADGQTVNTHWWSATHRNDAQELLRLPLDGGSLTLDRKLSSASTPAPGTTLTGTITPSLSCAGGDVTVAGRLSSGAAGVPVAIALDKSPVDPGGAVTASATTTAGGNYTATIAAPAEADGLSKTGARASWGVVVTAGGASAAGTLVVTPRSCSTLVYTGDTSAAQGSTATLRAVLTDRTGGDVSGRTITFALAGGATATATTDNAGVAQTTVPVAGPPRTTTVTASYDGNAGLEPASTSSAFTVGTIATTTTVAADPAVVPLGEPVRFTANVTPSHGGNPSGTVQFRVDNADFGAAVALSGSSATSPPLSTLALGDHTVTAVYNGSADHTGSTSAAVTFRVREPLKPTTTTSTVTPGTAVYGEQVTLGATVTTAVGTPTGEVVFTVEGHEVGRAGVAPDGTATTTVSDLPVGSNPVVATYRGDDVFGVSAASPRTVTVNKAAVDVTLDATDSSTVTGEAVGLTATVAVRSPGGGAPDGTVQLLVDGSPVGAPVDVVNGTAAFPPLTSLTAGTHTLRASYSGSGRYAAGTDQRTQDVAPADTTVALVANPSPSVQDENVRLTASVVATAPGSGSPTGTVTFLSGGDPIGSAPLEASASGSTAVLDLDDLPPGTHQLVATYDGDADYRGAESAPTSHTVIAGTAVAATTTELTSNANPATYGQAVRFRAEVTSTDGVPSGTVQFSVDGQDVGAPVPVDGDGVARSEAVTSAEPGDHTVIASFVGAPGFSGSGAILTQTVETGSVEVDLTSSDTDAGVGDDVRFTVTVSAPGAGLTPTGSVQIVIDGRPSGPALTLEDGTATSPALANLTPGEHTVTAVYSGDLRYGAATAELTQRVLRLGTTTTLALDRAQTTYGDPVTATATVTAADDHLGAPTGTVTFTVDGQPVATGTLVAGSGGTSVATVTLASPGAGNHTVRAVFAGGPKFEGSTSGNKPVAVAKRATSVSTAPAVLSLTPLAVPLGVLRATVTAGSTPLAGVPVEFKVGAKVVCTSTTNESGMAVCSAAAYLLQLTLNGGYVATFQGDANHLSSTARGAILK, encoded by the coding sequence ATGCTCCCTGCGCCGATCGACAGCAACCTGCCCACCCGAGGCCGCCAGCGCGCGGCCCGGGCCTTCCGACGCCGGCTCGCCTGGCTCAGCGTCCTCGCGACCGTCGTCGCGACGATGGTGGCCACCGCCGGAGCCGCGCCCGCCGGCGCCGCCCAGGCCTCCGGGGACGACGTCCCGGCCTGGAGCACCGGCTGGTCGTGGACCTACCAGTCGAACTTCCGCTACCTCGCCGCGGGGACCGACGTCTCCCTCAACGAGAACGTCACCTACACCGTCGCCGGTGTGGAGACCTTCCAAGGCCAGCAGGCGTACAAGCTCAACATCACCGGCACGATCACCGGCGGCAGCGGCAGCGCGGCCGTCGACGGGGTCGGCAACGCCGAGCTGAGCAACTTCGCCGGCTCGGTCACGGGCACCAAGTTCGTCCGGCGCTCCGACCTGGCCCTCCTGCAGGAGACCCAGCACCAGAACCTCACCGGCCGGGCCAAGGTCAGCATCATCACCCAGAACATCACCGCGACCATCGACCTGGTGATGACGCCGCAGCGCGGCTGGCGCGCCCTGGCGTTCCCGCTCGACGCGGGCCAGTCGTGGAACAACGACGTGGACGTCGCCTACAACGGCGGGTTCAGCTACAACGCCGGCTCGCTGGCGAGCGGCTCGTCGACCTTCGACGGGATCTTCTCCTTCAAGGACCCCTCCTCGGTCTCCAACGCCACCAGCGCCGTCCCGATCGGCTCGGTCACCACCCGCCGGGTGCACGCGCAGAGCGCCGACGGCCAGACCGTCAACACCCACTGGTGGTCGGCCACGCACCGCAACGACGCCCAGGAGCTGCTCCGGCTGCCCCTGGACGGCGGCTCGCTGACCCTCGACCGCAAGCTCTCCTCGGCGTCCACCCCGGCGCCCGGCACCACGCTGACCGGCACGATCACCCCCTCGCTCTCCTGCGCCGGGGGCGACGTCACCGTCGCCGGCCGGCTCAGCAGCGGCGCGGCCGGCGTCCCGGTCGCGATCGCGCTCGACAAGTCCCCGGTCGACCCGGGCGGCGCGGTCACCGCGAGCGCGACGACCACCGCGGGCGGCAACTACACCGCCACGATCGCCGCGCCCGCCGAGGCCGACGGGCTGAGCAAGACCGGCGCCCGCGCCAGCTGGGGCGTCGTCGTGACGGCCGGCGGCGCCTCCGCGGCCGGCACCCTCGTCGTCACCCCGCGCAGCTGCAGCACGCTGGTCTACACCGGTGACACCTCCGCGGCCCAGGGCAGCACCGCCACCCTCCGCGCGGTCCTCACCGACCGCACCGGCGGCGACGTCAGCGGCCGGACGATCACCTTCGCGCTCGCCGGCGGCGCCACCGCGACCGCCACCACCGACAACGCGGGTGTCGCCCAGACGACGGTCCCGGTCGCCGGTCCGCCGCGCACCACCACCGTCACCGCGTCGTACGACGGCAACGCGGGCCTCGAGCCCGCCAGCACCTCGTCGGCCTTCACCGTCGGCACCATCGCGACCACCACGACCGTCGCGGCCGACCCGGCCGTCGTCCCGCTGGGCGAGCCGGTCCGGTTCACCGCGAACGTCACCCCGTCGCACGGCGGCAACCCGTCCGGCACCGTGCAGTTCCGCGTCGACAACGCCGACTTCGGCGCGGCCGTCGCCCTGTCCGGGTCCTCGGCCACGAGCCCGCCGCTGTCCACGCTGGCCCTCGGCGACCACACGGTCACCGCGGTCTACAACGGCAGCGCCGACCACACCGGCAGCACCTCCGCCGCGGTCACCTTCCGGGTGCGCGAGCCGCTCAAGCCGACCACGACCACCTCGACCGTCACCCCCGGCACCGCCGTGTACGGCGAGCAGGTCACCCTCGGCGCGACCGTCACGACGGCCGTCGGGACCCCCACCGGTGAGGTCGTCTTCACCGTCGAGGGTCACGAGGTCGGCCGCGCGGGCGTCGCCCCCGACGGCACCGCGACCACCACGGTCAGCGACCTCCCGGTCGGCAGCAACCCGGTCGTGGCGACCTACCGCGGTGACGACGTCTTCGGCGTCAGCGCCGCCTCGCCGCGCACCGTGACCGTCAACAAGGCCGCCGTCGACGTCACCCTCGACGCCACGGACTCCTCGACCGTCACCGGTGAGGCCGTCGGCCTGACCGCGACCGTCGCGGTCCGGTCCCCGGGCGGCGGTGCCCCCGACGGCACCGTGCAGCTGCTCGTCGACGGCAGCCCCGTCGGCGCGCCGGTCGACGTCGTCAACGGCACCGCGGCCTTCCCGCCGCTGACCTCGCTGACGGCGGGCACCCACACCCTGCGGGCGTCGTACTCGGGCAGCGGGCGGTACGCCGCCGGCACCGACCAGCGCACCCAGGACGTGGCTCCGGCCGACACGACCGTCGCGCTCGTGGCCAACCCGTCGCCGTCGGTGCAGGACGAGAACGTCCGGCTCACCGCCAGCGTCGTCGCCACCGCGCCCGGCTCGGGCTCCCCCACCGGCACGGTCACCTTCCTCTCCGGCGGTGACCCGATCGGCTCGGCGCCGCTGGAGGCCTCGGCGTCCGGCAGCACCGCCGTCCTCGACCTGGACGACCTGCCGCCGGGCACCCACCAGCTCGTCGCGACCTACGACGGCGACGCGGACTACCGCGGCGCGGAGTCGGCCCCGACCAGCCACACGGTGATCGCCGGGACCGCGGTCGCGGCCACCACGACCGAGCTCACCTCGAACGCCAACCCGGCGACGTACGGGCAGGCGGTGCGCTTCCGGGCCGAGGTCACCTCGACCGACGGCGTCCCGTCCGGCACGGTGCAGTTCTCCGTGGACGGCCAGGACGTCGGCGCCCCGGTGCCGGTCGACGGCGACGGGGTCGCCCGCAGCGAGGCGGTCACCTCCGCCGAGCCGGGCGACCACACCGTCATCGCCAGCTTCGTCGGCGCTCCGGGCTTCTCCGGCAGCGGCGCGATCCTGACCCAGACGGTCGAGACCGGCAGCGTCGAGGTCGACCTGACCTCGTCCGACACCGACGCGGGCGTCGGCGACGACGTCCGGTTCACCGTCACGGTCTCCGCTCCGGGCGCGGGCCTGACCCCGACCGGCTCGGTCCAGATCGTCATCGACGGGCGCCCGTCCGGTCCCGCCCTCACCCTCGAGGACGGCACCGCGACCAGCCCGGCGCTGGCGAACCTGACCCCGGGTGAGCACACCGTCACGGCCGTTTACTCCGGCGACCTGCGCTACGGCGCGGCCACCGCCGAGCTGACCCAGCGCGTCCTGCGCCTGGGTACGACGACCACGCTGGCCCTCGACCGCGCCCAGACCACCTACGGCGACCCGGTCACGGCCACCGCCACGGTCACCGCGGCCGACGACCACCTCGGTGCGCCGACCGGCACGGTCACCTTCACCGTCGACGGGCAGCCGGTCGCGACCGGCACCCTCGTCGCCGGCAGCGGCGGCACCTCCGTCGCCACGGTGACCCTGGCCTCGCCGGGGGCGGGCAACCACACGGTGCGTGCGGTGTTCGCGGGCGGCCCGAAGTTCGAGGGCAGCACCTCCGGCAACAAGCCGGTGGCCGTGGCCAAGCGCGCGACCAGCGTGAGCACCGCTCCCGCCGTGCTGTCCCTGACCCCGCTGGCGGTCCCGCTCGGCGTGCTCCGGGCGACGGTCACCGCGGGCTCGACCCCGCTGGCCGGTGTGCCGGTGGAGTTCAAGGTCGGCGCCAAGGTCGTGTGCACCTCCACCACCAACGAGTCGGGCATGGCCGTGTGCAGCGCGGCGGCCTACCTGCTCCAGCTCACCCTCAACGGCGGCTACGTCGCGACCTTCCAGGGCGACGCCAACCACCTGTCCTCGACGGCGCGCGGCGCCATCCTCAAGTGA
- the prfB gene encoding peptide chain release factor 2: MAGPDYDSEIKQLTATMRTIEQVLDLPAMEQEIADLGVQVAAPDLWDDQANATRVTGRLSALQGQVERFRTLQQRIDDLAVLAELAAEEADADTLAEADAELDKVKKAVEGLEVRTLLSGEYDEREAIVTIRSGAGGVDAADFAEMLMRMYTRWAERNKYPVEVYDISYAEEAGIKSAEFAIHAPYAYGTLSVEVGTHRLVRISPFDNQGRRQTSFAAVEVVPQLEQTDEIEIDENEIRTDVFRSGGPGGQSVNTTDSAVRLTHIPTGIVVSCQNEKSQLQNKAAAMIVLKAKLLAKKKAEEAALKKDLKGDVAASWGDQMRNYVLNPYQIVKDLRTGYETGNPQPVFDGDIDGFLEAGIRWRRGAEKAADN, encoded by the coding sequence GTGGCTGGCCCTGACTACGACTCCGAGATCAAGCAGCTGACTGCGACGATGCGCACCATCGAGCAGGTCCTCGACCTGCCCGCGATGGAGCAGGAGATCGCGGACCTCGGCGTCCAGGTCGCCGCACCCGACCTGTGGGACGACCAGGCCAACGCCACCCGCGTCACCGGCCGGCTCTCCGCGCTCCAGGGTCAGGTCGAGCGCTTCCGCACGCTGCAGCAGCGCATCGACGACCTCGCGGTCCTCGCCGAGCTCGCCGCCGAGGAGGCCGACGCCGACACCCTCGCCGAGGCCGACGCCGAGCTCGACAAGGTCAAGAAGGCCGTCGAGGGCCTCGAGGTCCGCACCCTCCTCTCCGGCGAGTACGACGAGCGCGAGGCCATCGTCACCATCCGCTCCGGCGCCGGCGGCGTCGACGCGGCCGACTTCGCCGAGATGCTCATGCGGATGTACACCCGCTGGGCCGAGCGCAACAAGTACCCCGTCGAGGTCTACGACATCTCCTACGCCGAGGAGGCGGGCATCAAGTCCGCCGAGTTCGCGATCCACGCGCCCTACGCCTACGGCACCCTCTCCGTCGAGGTCGGCACCCACCGCCTGGTCCGGATCAGCCCGTTCGACAACCAGGGCCGGCGCCAGACCTCCTTCGCCGCGGTCGAGGTCGTGCCCCAGCTGGAGCAGACCGACGAGATCGAGATCGACGAGAACGAGATCCGTACCGACGTCTTCCGCTCCGGCGGCCCCGGCGGTCAGTCGGTCAACACGACCGACTCCGCGGTCCGCCTCACGCACATCCCCACCGGCATCGTGGTCTCGTGCCAGAACGAGAAGTCGCAGCTGCAGAACAAGGCCGCCGCGATGATCGTGCTCAAGGCCAAGCTCCTCGCGAAGAAGAAGGCCGAGGAGGCCGCGCTCAAGAAGGACCTCAAGGGCGACGTCGCCGCGAGCTGGGGCGACCAGATGCGCAACTACGTCCTCAACCCGTACCAGATCGTCAAGGACCTGCGCACCGGCTACGAGACCGGCAACCCGCAGCCGGTGTTCGACGGCGACATCGACGGCTTCCTCGAGGCCGGCATCCGCTGGCGCCGCGGCGCCGAGAAGGCCGCCGACAACTGA
- a CDS encoding fibronectin type III domain-containing protein: MLHLVRAGGLGVAGLALTVAGLAIPASATEPDRTDGDDVPGLSAHEARMLATDPAVDVAPDGTLFAVDEWHPPVATAQSAAGDGTRLDQGEALASATLADTFTLHSRPGANRTIYLDFNGGSLLSSNSWLLNGLSTLLFPGWSLDGSSAFSDTERSMIQEVWARVAEDYAPFDVDVTTEEPPAGGLWRSSAADQVYGARVAFSSGSSIQTQLCGGACGGIAWIGTFDSITNGETRSPAWVFPSSLSNKAKNMAEAASHEAGHTLGLGHDGTTSSGYYAGTALWGPLMGSPYSAGVTQWSRGDYPSANNREDDFAVLGANGASLRPDEAGSTPATAVPLSSLPGGDGVITGRDDRDWFSVTDCTGPVTATATPAPVGPNLDLRVELRDSTGALLQAAAPATARTSSGVTGLGASVTGTLNGGPFHVVVAGAGSLSGGGSGWGSGGYDSYGSAGSYHLSVTGCSGTPGPGPGTDPTDPPPVGSGKPPATGPATRPGTPRAAAVRPGARGGRLSVGVRWTPPATGGAAITGYVIKAFKISAGGRVIGTRSTAVLPPGSTAVQLLLPKGRWAVRVKARNKLGWSGFSPRSAAAKAR, encoded by the coding sequence ATGCTGCATCTCGTGCGTGCGGGGGGTCTCGGCGTCGCCGGGCTCGCCCTCACGGTGGCAGGTCTCGCGATCCCCGCCTCCGCCACCGAACCGGACCGGACCGACGGGGACGACGTCCCGGGCCTGAGCGCCCACGAGGCGAGGATGCTGGCCACGGACCCCGCGGTCGACGTGGCCCCCGACGGGACGCTCTTCGCGGTCGACGAGTGGCACCCGCCGGTCGCGACGGCGCAGAGCGCGGCCGGCGACGGCACCCGGCTCGACCAGGGCGAGGCGCTGGCCTCGGCGACGCTGGCCGACACGTTCACGCTGCACAGCCGCCCCGGCGCGAACCGGACGATCTACCTCGACTTCAACGGGGGCTCGCTGCTCTCGAGCAACTCCTGGCTGCTCAACGGCCTGAGCACGCTGCTCTTTCCCGGCTGGTCGCTCGACGGCTCGTCGGCATTCTCCGACACCGAGCGCTCGATGATCCAGGAGGTGTGGGCGCGGGTCGCCGAGGACTACGCCCCCTTCGACGTCGACGTCACGACCGAGGAGCCCCCGGCCGGCGGGCTGTGGCGCAGCTCGGCCGCCGACCAGGTCTACGGCGCCCGGGTGGCGTTCAGCTCGGGCAGCTCGATCCAGACCCAGCTGTGCGGCGGCGCCTGCGGCGGCATCGCCTGGATCGGCACCTTCGACTCGATCACCAACGGCGAGACCCGCAGCCCCGCCTGGGTGTTCCCCTCGTCGCTGAGCAACAAGGCCAAGAACATGGCCGAAGCGGCCTCCCACGAGGCCGGGCACACGCTCGGGCTCGGGCACGACGGCACCACCAGCAGCGGCTACTACGCGGGCACCGCCCTGTGGGGTCCGCTCATGGGCAGCCCCTACTCCGCGGGCGTGACCCAATGGTCGCGCGGCGACTACCCCTCGGCGAACAACCGCGAGGACGACTTCGCGGTGCTGGGCGCCAACGGCGCGAGCCTGCGCCCCGACGAGGCCGGGAGCACCCCGGCCACCGCCGTCCCGCTGTCGTCCCTGCCCGGCGGCGACGGCGTGATCACCGGTCGCGACGACCGGGACTGGTTCAGCGTCACCGACTGCACGGGTCCGGTCACCGCGACCGCCACCCCCGCGCCGGTCGGCCCGAACCTCGACCTGCGCGTCGAGCTGCGCGACAGCACCGGCGCCCTCCTCCAGGCCGCCGCCCCCGCCACCGCCCGGACCTCCTCCGGTGTCACCGGCCTCGGCGCGAGCGTCACCGGCACCCTGAACGGCGGCCCCTTCCACGTCGTCGTCGCGGGTGCGGGCTCGCTCTCCGGCGGGGGCAGCGGCTGGGGCTCGGGCGGCTACGACAGCTACGGCAGCGCCGGCAGCTACCACCTGTCCGTCACCGGCTGCTCCGGCACGCCGGGCCCCGGACCGGGCACCGACCCGACCGATCCGCCCCCGGTGGGCTCGGGCAAGCCGCCGGCCACTGGACCCGCCACCCGACCCGGTACGCCGCGCGCGGCCGCCGTCCGGCCGGGGGCGCGAGGTGGTCGCCTCTCGGTGGGCGTGCGCTGGACGCCGCCCGCCACCGGCGGCGCGGCGATCACCGGCTACGTGATCAAGGCGTTCAAGATCTCCGCCGGCGGGCGCGTCATCGGCACCCGCAGCACGGCGGTGCTGCCGCCCGGCTCGACCGCAGTCCAGCTGCTGCTGCCCAAGGGCCGCTGGGCGGTCCGGGTCAAGGCGCGCAACAAGCTGGGGTGGAGCGGGTTCAGCCCGCGCTCGGCCGCGGCCAAGGCGCGCTGA
- the ftsE gene encoding cell division ATP-binding protein FtsE: protein MIRFEKVTKRYPGPGKPALDQVTLDIDKGEFVYLVGTSGSGKSTALRLVLRELRPTTGRVHVAGKEINRMAGWKVPRLRRQIGTVFQDFRLLPNKTVSENVAFAQQVIGKSRREIAKVVPETLELVGLKDKGDRMPDELSGGEQQRVAIARAFVNRPMILIADEPTGNLDPATSVGIMNLLGDINATGTTVLMATHDHGIVDQFTKRVIELEHGRVVRDEASGSYGFQH from the coding sequence GTGATTCGCTTCGAAAAGGTCACCAAGCGCTACCCCGGGCCCGGGAAGCCGGCGCTCGACCAGGTCACCCTCGACATCGACAAGGGCGAGTTCGTCTACCTCGTCGGTACGTCGGGCTCCGGCAAGTCGACCGCCCTGCGGCTGGTCCTGCGCGAGCTCCGTCCGACCACCGGCCGGGTGCACGTCGCCGGCAAGGAGATCAACCGGATGGCCGGGTGGAAGGTGCCCCGGCTGCGCCGCCAGATCGGCACCGTCTTCCAGGACTTCCGGCTGCTGCCCAACAAGACCGTCAGCGAGAACGTCGCCTTCGCCCAGCAGGTGATCGGCAAGTCCCGCCGCGAGATCGCCAAGGTCGTCCCCGAGACCCTCGAGCTGGTCGGCCTCAAGGACAAGGGCGACCGGATGCCCGACGAGCTCTCCGGCGGCGAGCAGCAGCGGGTGGCGATCGCTCGCGCGTTCGTCAACCGACCGATGATCCTCATCGCCGACGAGCCGACCGGCAACCTCGACCCCGCGACCTCCGTGGGGATCATGAACCTCCTGGGTGACATCAACGCCACCGGGACGACCGTGCTGATGGCCACCCACGACCACGGCATCGTCGACCAGTTCACCAAGCGGGTGATCGAGCTCGAGCACGGCCGGGTCGTCCGCGACGAGGCTTCCGGCAGCTACGGCTTCCAGCACTGA